In Macadamia integrifolia cultivar HAES 741 unplaced genomic scaffold, SCU_Mint_v3 scaffold890, whole genome shotgun sequence, one DNA window encodes the following:
- the LOC122070328 gene encoding signal peptidase complex-like protein DTM1 translates to MASSDAVLRFSLVCVGAIVLLIGIYTHSFKKMIVTYLFGLFAIAGVLLPDWDFFDRDLSQWSTPVPGHINTPTTISPQTFWFSRFRIYPLRLIVYTSLYGYGLYKWWMFVSS, encoded by the exons ATGGCGAGCAGTGATGCCGTTCTCCGATTTTCTCTGGTTTGCGTGGGCGCGATAGTCTTGTTAATCGGCATCTACACTCACTCATTCAAGAAGATGATCGTCACTTACCTCTTTGGCCTCTTCGCCATTGCTGGTGTGCTTCTTCCCGATTGGGATTTCTTCGATCGTGATCTCTCTCAATGGTCTACCCCTGTTCCTGGCCATATCAACACCCCCACTACTATTTCTCCTCAGACCTTTTGGTTCTCTAg GTTCAGGATCTATCCCTTGAGACTGATTGTGTACACCAGTCTCTATGGTTATGGTCTGTATAAGTGGTGGATGTTTGTATCCAGCTAA